AATCGACCAGGAAGAAGTTAATTTTTCTGAGGTTTTAAAACATTTGAAAAATTGGTGGGTTAGCCATCTTTTGGTTCATGATAAAAAATATGGAAATTTTTTAGCTGGAAAGATAAATAGTCAATAAAGGGGAGGTTTAACATGTCTTCTCAAGGTTGGTTCAGCAAATTAAATAAAAAGTTAGAGTTACATCAAAAGATTATACCCATTATTGTAGTTTGTTTCTCTGTGTTGATAATTTTAACCATCATCGTTACTTCTTATGCTAACTATTTTTTTGGTTTAAAACACGCTAAACAGTCTTTAAAAGAAAAATATGAAATAGTATCTAATGCAATCATTAAACATGGACCACTTCTTGACAAAATGGTAGGAGATAAAAGACAAAACTATAAAATTATTAGAGAAGAATTTTTAAGACAACAACCTAATATTAGAATTATAAGAAACGAAAAAATAGACGAGTTATATGGTAAGGAATCTCCTCAATATTATGCGAAAGATGAGTTAGAAAGAAAGGTCTTAAAAGAAGGAAATGAGGTAATAGTAAGAGAAGGTTTTGAGTTGAGAGGAGTTTTTCCGATTAAGCCTAACATAGAGTGTTTAAGATGTCATTATAATGTAGGAGAAAAAGAGGTAATAGGAGCTATAAGCATTGTTATTCCTGTAGAGTATATATTTTCTGAGACTAAACTGGTAACACTGGTTTACATATTTTTAGGTTTAGGAGGTATTTTAACTGCAGCATTAGCTGTTTATTTTACCTACATGAAAATAGCTCATCAACCTTTGGAATCTGTAGTAAAAGTTTTGGATAAAATAGCAGAGGGAGACCTTACGGTTGAAGTTCCAGCTGTTTTTAAAGAAAGAGAGGATATGATAGGAAGATTGTCTAAAGCAGTAGACAAAGTGTTAGAGTATATGAAAAACTTTACTTCCAAAATCCTTGACTATTCAGTAAAACTGGTAGACCAGGTGGATAATGTTTTTAGATTGGTAGACAGTGTTAATGAGAAAATTAAGTTCCAGAATTTGCAGGTAGCACAGACTTCTATAATATCTGAGGATTTTGCTTTGACTGTGGGTTCTATTTCAAGGAACACCAGTGCTATAAATAACATTGCTAAAGAAATGTTAGCCTATATAAAAAAGTTAAAAGAGGCAGAGGTTCAGGAACAATCAGAGATTTTGGTAAAGATATTTGGCTTGCTTGAAGGTTTGAATACTAAGGTATTAGAAATAGCAGAGGATTTAGACAAAGGTCTTAAAACTTCTGAAAGTATTAATGAGGCTTTTGAGGAGATTACCCAAGTTTCAAACGAGATCAGCCAACTCATGGATAAGATGAGCGAGAATGCTTATGAAACCTTGCTTATCTCTTCTTATATGAAAACCATAGCTTCCACAGTAAAAACCAAGAAGATGGAAGAGATGTTGTTTGAACTTTTTGAAAAGGATATAGACCGCTATATGTTACGTTTGCAGGCTCATATAAAAGGTATAGATAGACTTGACCCAGAGAGATGGGGAGATTATCAGGCCTTTCCTCTCGGAAAGTGGTATTATTCTGAAGAAGGTCAAAGTTTAAAAAAGATGATTCAAGATTTTGATTTTGATGAATTTGAAAGTCTTTTGAAAAACCTTCATAATGTAGGTAAAGACCTTATTGTTGCTCACAATCAGGAAGATTCTATAAAGGTAGAAAAATTACAGGTGCAGCTTAGAGGTATAGCAAGGAGGCTAAAGCTTCTTTTAGATGAGTTGAGAGAGCATTATTCTAAAATAAAAACTTTATAGAATAAAGAGGTAATTAAAGATGTCTACTCGTTTAGGTTTTACAGATTATAAATTTTATAAACAACAGGTTATAGAAGCTTTTGAAGTTTACAAGTCTTTAAGGGGAGAGGTTAACGATGGAGTAGATCTTGAAAGTCTTTCTAAAAAGGTGCAAAACTTAAAGAACAGTCAATTTTTGGTGGCTGTAGCCGGTGAGGTAAAGGCAGGAAAGTCAAGTTTTATAAATAGTTTAATAAAAGAAGAGATACTTCCTACCGATGTTTTACAGGCTACCAGTGCACTTATCGAAATTTTTTATGCTAAAAAACCTTTTTTAAGAGTTACTTACGCCTCAGGTAGGGTAGAACTTTTTGAAGAAGAATCAAAAGAAATTTTTAGAGAGAGACTTAAGTCGATTGCCTCTATTCCTGAAGAATACAGGGATATTCCGGTAACCTTGATAGATCTTTATATTTTAGAACACGATAAGGTTCCTCTGATAGACGATGATTTTATAAAGTACTTAGAAGAAAAGTCAGGAATGGAAAGACTTAAAGAGGTCAGGTATAAACTAGAACAATACGCTATGGATCGTAGTAAAGATAAAATCCCGATAAGGATAGAGCTTGGATATCCCTTTGATTGGGTTTTTGACGAGTTACGTTTTGTTGACATGCCAGGGGTTAACGCGGTAGGAGGAGTATATGACATTTCTTTTTCCTTTTTAGATAAAGCTAATGCTGTCCTTTTTATCCACCCTATTAAACCTGTAGAATCTGAGTCTTTTAAAAGGTTTGTTTCTTCGGTTATTACCAAAAAGAGTAAAGATGTATTGTTTTTAGTTTTAACCCATGCTGCGGTTTTTTATGAAGAAAAAGAGAGATTGTTAGATGAGGCTAAGCGTATTTATGGTTCTATCATACCTCCTGATAGGATTTTTGCAGTAGATAGTATTCTAAAACTTATTTATGAAGAGCTAAATAAAGGGAAATCTTTAGCTGAAATAAAAAAAGATAAGAGTAAAAGAAAATGGGTAGTTTATTTTCAGGATTTGGCAGATGAAGAAGGTTTAGATGAAAAAGAAGCTTTTTTAGAGTTTTCTGGTTTTAAACAACTTCTTCCTAACCTTGAAAGATTTTTGGTTGAAGCACCTTTTTCTATTTTAACAGAGGTTTTAGAGACTATTAAAGAGGGGTATAAAGAACAGATAAATCATTATCAAGAAACGATAACTTTACTTCAAAGTCAGAAAAAAGATCGAGAAGAGTTTTTAAGGGAGATAGAAAGACGACAGGAGGGTTTGAAGAAGTTAGAAGCTTACTGTTATTTAGTTTTGGAAGAAGCTATGACCATTTTTAGGGGGGTTCATTCTCCTATAGAGACTACTTTAAATGAGTTTAAGTTTAATTACTATGAACTTTTTTTAAAAAGTTCCGATTTAGAAGAATTGAGGAAGTATTATCGAGATGCTGAAAACGATTTAGACCAGATAGTGAGAGAAAACCTGCAAAAAATTACTGAATTTTTTAAAGAAAAGCTAAAACAAATAGGAGAACAGTTTAAAGAGGAATATAACATAAATTTACCCAAAATAGATTTTAAGGCCATAGAAGAGAGCTGTAAAAAGAGGGTGGTAAAAAGGGAAGAAATCGTAGAAGAAAGGATAGAAGAACTGTTTGAAAATTGGAATTTTCTTAAACCTTGGAAATGGTTTAAATCTGGGCGTATAAAAAGGATGGTTGTAGGGACTAAAGAGGTATTAGATGAAAATATGTTTTTTAAGACTTTGAAAAACAGTCTGATAGAAAATTTTGTGGAAATCATCGAGAAATTGAGAGAAGAGTTTTACAATGCTTTTGATTTTTACAAAAAAAGGATTACGTTAATTTTAGAAGAAAAAAGAAGGGGTTTGGAAAAATTAAGACAAGAGTTAAAATCAAACGAACTTATAGATTATGAAATTCTTATGTTAGAAAAGAATATTAGCTTGATCGAAGGTGAGCTTAAAAAAATCGATAATTTACAGAGTGCTCTTATATGTTAAAGAAAGAGACTATAAAAAACATAGAAAGTCAACTTGATAAAGACATAGATAAAGAAGTTGAGTTGATTAAAAGTGAACTTTTTTATTTTTTAGATAAAGATTTAGATATGTTTTTTTTAAAAGAGTTTGTCAAACATTATCCAAGGAAACTTCTCCGAGAAAGGTCTGAAGTTTTACTTGATACGGTACTTAACTATCTTATGAAAGAGATATTAGAACAAATTAGAACAAAAAGTTCAGACGTTCAGTATGCCTTTTCTAAAGAAAACCTAAGAGAAAAAATAAAGGAGTGGGCTTTAGCTAAAGAGAACAGGTATAATCCTTCTCTACTTAAATTGAAAGAGGAAGAGACCATAGTAGAAAAAACTATTACTGTAGCACCAGGTATAGTTGTTAGTGCTGGAGGGCTAATCGCTATAGCCTCAGCCCCTGAAACTTTAGTTTTAAAAGCTATTCCTGCAGTCTCTACTTTAGCAGGTCCGATTTATATCTTTAAAAAAATAAAAGAAAAAAACAAAAGATTAAAAAAAATCTGGAAAAAAGAAATAAACAGTTATTTAGAAAGGGCTAAAAAAGAGTTGAAAATTTGGTTGATAAAAGTGATCGAAAAATTTGAAAAAGAACTAACCGATTTTTGTAGAAAATTGGGGTTATAACTTGACTTTATATTCAAAGAAAATATTATAATAAAAGTTATGAATAAAATTTTTGATTTAAAAAGTCTGAAAAGTTTATTAACTTTTAAGAAATCTCAAAAAAACGTTTATATAGGAATAGATATAGGGACATATTCTATCAAAATAGCCGAGGTTGTTTTAAATAAAAATAATAACATAATTCTTACTAATTTTATCCAAGGAAAAACCTACCCGAATGTTATCGTAAACGGAATAATCAACGACTTTCAATATCTAAGCACTAATTTAAAAAATATTTTTGAAGTGTTTCAACCGATTTCTAATCAAGTTAATCTTTCGCTTTCGTATGATGTACTTATATATGATTCTTTTCAATCTCAATATATACCTTCTGAAGAAGAAATAAGAAATAAACTTAATGAAGACATTCCCTATAATTTAGATGATGTTTATTACAGTTATTTTATCTTCCCTATGCAAAATAGTTATAAAATTCTTTATTTGGTTATAAAGAAGGATATAGCTCAACAGTTTGAAAATCTTTTGAAAGGCCTTAATTTCAGCGTAAAAAACATGGATGCAGATTTTATAAATATTCACAACCTTGTAGAGTTTTTAGAAGGGGAAGAAAAGGCCAAGTTAATCGTCGATTGGGGGGAAAGTAAGGTTAGACTTCTTTTTTCTACCAAAGATATTCCTGTATACAATCGAGAACTTTTTAATCTTGGTTTAAAAAACCTTAAAAAAGAAATAAGAAAACTGGTTCCGGATAAAGATATGGTAGAGATGGTCATGGTTAATCCTTCTAATTTTGAGAAATTTCAAGAGGTAAAGGAAATTTACAAAAACTATATCAACGAAATCATAAAAGAAATTCAGTACACCATCGAGTTTGTACAAGGTAAGTTTAATTTAATCTTAGAAGTAGTATATCTGGTAGGAGGAGGAGCAAGAATTTTAGATATAGAAAAGATTTTTACTTCAAAACTTAAACTTGAAACAAAAAAAATCAACCTCCAAGATAGGATTGAGATAGACTCTAATGTTGATCCAACTTATCTTAAGATCATAAACACTCAAGGGGCGAATGCTGTAGCTGCAGCTTTGAGGGAATTTATATGATCATTAAGTTTAACCTCTTACCTAAACCTAAAGAGACAGTAAAGGAGGAAATTCATAAAGAACCTTTTAGGTTTTATAAACTTATCATACCTTTAGTTATTTTTGTATTATCTGTGATGTTAAGTGGTGTTATTTCTCTGGAAAAACAGAAGAAAGACCTGATTAAAGAAAAAACAACTAAAGAAACTAAGCTTAAGGAATATAAGATGGTAGCTCAAAAGGTGGAACAACTTGAAAAGGAAAACGAAGAGGTTAAAAGAAGGATAGAAACCATTTTATCTCTTAAAAAGGATAGAGAAAAGGTTTTAAAAAGATTAGATGTTGTTCTTAGTAATCTTGGTAAAAATCAGGTTTATTTTAGTTTGTTAAAGATAGGCTCTAATCAAACCAAGATAGAAGGTATAAGTACTGATATGAAAGAAGTAGGTGAATATTTAAAAACCTTAGAGGAAAAAAAGGATATAGTAAGACAGGTAAACATTACCCAGGTTAAAAAGCAAGATAAGCTGGTAGAATTCCAGGCTGAGGTTGTTTTTTGATGAAGGCTTTGATCGAAAGACTTAAAGCTTGGGATGAAGTTACCCCTAAAAGAACAAAAATACTTCTTTTGCTTGTTTTAGTGATAGGTCCCCTTGCGTTGTTTTATCAGTTTTATTATCAGCCCAGTAAAGAGACTATAAATGTTTTAAAAGAAGATGTTAAAAAGTTAGACTTGGAAATAGTTAAATACTCCCAGGTTGTTAACAAGCTTGAATTCCTTAATAAACAAATGGCAGCAAGAAAAGAATTTTTGGAAGTGGTAAAGACTATCTTTCCTGATGAAAAGGAGATACCTGTTATCCTGAAAAAGATAGCAGAGCTTGCTAAAAAAAACAATTTAGATTTAGCCTTGTTTAAACCAGAGAAGGAAGAGCTAAAAGATTACTATAAGATCATTCCTATTACTGTTGAACTCGTAGGAGATTTTAGCAACATGATAAATTTTCTAAACGAGATTCAAAAGCTTCCTCGTTTAGTGGTAATAAATGAACTTGAGTTTAAGGTTAAAGATAAGAGGCTTACCCTTGGATTAAATTTAAGTACTTTTCAATATACAGGTAAACCTTTAGAAACTAAAGAGAATAAGGAAAAGAAATGAAAATTAAAGTTTGGTTGGTAAGTTTAGTGTTGATTTGTTTATTAATAGGGTGTGATAAAAAGAAAGAGGAACCTATTTCTCCCAAAATAGGTGTAAATGCAACTTTAATCGATAAGGAGCTTGAAACGTGGAAGGTTGAGCTTGCTAAAGAACCTTATATAATAAACTCTAAAGAGGTTAAAAATCCTTTTATTGCCCCTGTAGTAGGTAAAACCATAAGTTATGAAAATGTCCTTTCTATACGTTTAGTAGGTATAGTTGATAAACAAGGAAAAAAGTGGGCTCTTATTCAGGACGAAAGCAAGATGGGTTATCTGGTTAAACCAGGAAGTAAGATAGGAAATTACAGGATCTTAAAGATAGAAAAGAACCAGGTTTTAGTAGAAGAAGAGATAACCGACCTTTATGGCAATCGTAAGAAGGTGCAAAGGGTTTTAAGTTTGATCAAGGAGTGAGGTATGAAGATAAAAATATTTATTTTTAACATGCTTATATTTATTTTAGCTTTTATGTTTATTCTAAGTTTTGGAAAGGGTGAGGCAAAAGCTAAGACCAATCTAAAAGAGGTGTTTTACCTGAAACAACCGGTTGATACTTTGATTTTTGAATTTGATGGAAAACCTCAATATACCTTAAATGTTGATGAGACTAAATTGACTCTATTTTTACAAAACGTGATTCCTTTGAAATCAAACTGGGTAAAAAATTTACCCAAGGATTTGATTAAGGAAGTCGATGTTTCTATAGAAAAGAATGGGATTAGATTAAGTTTAACCTTGACCAAAAAGTTTAACGTTCAGGTAAAAGATTTAGAAAATAAAATTCTGGTGGAATTTTTATGGGAAAAACCTTTAAAACCGGTCAACGTGGTTATTAAAGATAAAAAAGTAGAAACCTTAGAGGAAAAAACTTTAAAGGAATTAAGAGATATTTTAGAAAATAAGATAAGTACCCAACCGTACGAGATTCTTTTAAATGAAAGAAGGGTGAGTCTTCCGCTTTCTGACCTTAAATATAAAGGGATTCCTATAACGGTTGATTTTCAAGGGGCAGACCTACATGCCGTTTTAAGGCTTCTTTCAGAGGTAGGTGGTATTAATATTTTGGTGAGTGATAAAGTTAACGGTATAGTTACCCTTAAAGCCAAAGATGTTCCGTGGGATCTGTTATTAGATGCGATAATCTCTAACTTTGGTTTAGCGAAGTTGAAAACAGAAAATTTGATTGTGATTGCTACGTTAGATGAGGTCAAAAAATATGCAGAACAGTATAAAGATTACTTAAAGGCAGTAGCTCAGGGTAAAGAGGGTATTAAAGCAGAAATAGAAGCTCAGCGAGATATTTTTGATGCTTTGCAAAAGGTTCAAGAAGAAAAAAACCTGCTTATTACCAAAATTTTTACGCTTAAGTATTTAAGAGCAAGCAAGGTTATAGACCTTCTAAAGAGCCATCGTTTTCCGGATAAGCTTCAGGAGCTACTTAAGGATCCCAACAAAATAACCTTTGAACCTCTAACCAACACCATTATAGTTAAGGCAACTCCCAAAATTTTAGATGAGATTGAGGCGATCATTAAAGCTATAGATAAACCAAGGCCTCAGATAATGATAGAGGCAAGAATAGTCGAAATGAGAGATGAGTATGCCCATAAATTGGGTATTAAGTGGGGGGGAGCTGCTTGGAAAAGAACAGAACATAGTATTTGGAATATTGCTCCTGGTCATTCTATTACCACAAATGATACCATGACTACAAAAACACCAAGTATTAACATTCCTAACACAACCATCTTTGATTTAGGTGTTGCCAATAGCATAGCAAATTTAGGGGTTGCTTTAGGGTATTTTGGTGCTACCACGGCTGTGCTTGACGTAACTCTTTCTGCTCTTGAAGAATCAGGGGTTGCAAGGGTTCTTTCAAAACCTCAAATTTTAACCCTTGACAAAGAACAAGCTATAATACAGCAGGGTTACAGAATTCCTTACTTGAGTTATGCAGCTAACATCAACCAGGCAACCGTAAATTTTATAGATGCTGGGTTAAAACTTTTGGTAACCCCTTCTGTTACCCCAGAGGGTAAAATTTTTGTAGATGTGGTTATAGAAAAGTCAGAGCCTGATTGGGGGCGTACAGTTCAAGGTGAACCAACTATTAATACCAGTAACATTTCTACCTCGGCTTTACTTGATAATGGAGAAACTTTAGTAATAGGAGGGGTTAAAATAAATAACATTTCTGATAACATAGATAAAGTTCCTGGGCTTGGAAGTATTCCAGGAGCAGGGGAATTTTTTAAAAGAAAAGAAAAAACGTTGTCTACCAGCGAACTTATGATTTTTATAACTCCCAAAATAGCCTATATTCCTATAGAAGGGATAGACTATTAACCATTAAAAAATGTCTGAAGTTTGGGTAGTAGGGGGAGGGCTTGCTGGTTCTGAGGCTGCCTGGCAGCTTGCGGTTAGAGGGGTTAAGGTTGTCCTGTTTGAGATGCGCCCTACTAAACTTACCCCAGCCCATAAAACAGATTTATTAGCTGAACTTGTATGTTCAAACTCCCTTCGTTCTAAAGAGCTTACCAAGGCTGTAGGACTTTTAAAGGAAGAATTAAGGCTTTTAAAATCTTTGATACTTGAGTCAGCTTTAATTTCTGAAGTTCCTTCAGGCAAAGCTTTAGCGGTAGATAGAAAGCTTTTTTCTGAATATATAACCCAAAAACTTTCTTCTCATCCTAACATAAAAATTATCAGAGAAGAGTTAACGGAGATTCCCAAGGATAGAATAGTTATTTTAGCTACAGGACCTCTTACCAGTGAAGCTATGGCTAAAGCTTTGGCAACCCTGATAGAGGTACCTTATTTACATTTTTATGATGCCATATCTCCTGTGGTGTATGCAGAAACCATAGATTGGGATAAGGTGTTTGTAGCAGACCGTTATGGAAAAGAGGAAGGATCGTATGTAAACTGTCCTCTTACCAAAGAGGAATACGAAAGATTTTGGGAGGCTTTGATAAAAGCAGAAAAGGTTCCTTTACATTCCTTTGAAGACCCAAAGTATTTTGAAGGATGTCTCCCTATAGAGGTAATGGCTGAAAGGGGAAAAGAAACCCTGCTTTATGGTCCGATGAAACCTGTAGGATTGGTAGACCCAAGAACAGGTAAACAACCTTATGCAGTAGTACAACTAAGGCCTGAAAATCGAGAAAAGACTTTATACAACATGGTAGGGTTTCAGACTAAGCTAAAATATGAGGAACAAAAAAGGGTTTTTCGGCTTATCCCAGGGCTTGAGCAGGCAGAGTTTGCAAGGTTAGGTTCTATCCATAGAAATACCTTCGTTAATGCCCCTTTGGTCTTACATCCTACCCTTCAGCTTAAAAAAAGTCCTAATGTTTTTTTAGCAGGACAACTTACAGGTGTTGAAGGGTATGTAGAATCTACTGCCATGGGTTTTTTAGCAGGAATTAATGCAGAAAGGTTGATGAAGGGGAAGCCCTTATTAGTTCCTCCTAAGGAAACGGCTATCGGGGCTTTAGTACACTATTTGGTTGAAGCAAATCCAAAGTATTTTCAACCTATGAACATTAACTGGGGGCTTTTTCCTCAGTTGGATAAAAAAGTTCA
Above is a genomic segment from Thermodesulfobacterium commune DSM 2178 containing:
- the trmFO gene encoding methylenetetrahydrofolate--tRNA-(uracil(54)-C(5))-methyltransferase (FADH(2)-oxidizing) TrmFO, whose translation is MSEVWVVGGGLAGSEAAWQLAVRGVKVVLFEMRPTKLTPAHKTDLLAELVCSNSLRSKELTKAVGLLKEELRLLKSLILESALISEVPSGKALAVDRKLFSEYITQKLSSHPNIKIIREELTEIPKDRIVILATGPLTSEAMAKALATLIEVPYLHFYDAISPVVYAETIDWDKVFVADRYGKEEGSYVNCPLTKEEYERFWEALIKAEKVPLHSFEDPKYFEGCLPIEVMAERGKETLLYGPMKPVGLVDPRTGKQPYAVVQLRPENREKTLYNMVGFQTKLKYEEQKRVFRLIPGLEQAEFARLGSIHRNTFVNAPLVLHPTLQLKKSPNVFLAGQLTGVEGYVESTAMGFLAGINAERLMKGKPLLVPPKETAIGALVHYLVEANPKYFQPMNINWGLFPQLDKKVHKNQKYQLMVERALKALSEWISKNQVL
- the pilM gene encoding pilus assembly protein PilM; the encoded protein is MNKIFDLKSLKSLLTFKKSQKNVYIGIDIGTYSIKIAEVVLNKNNNIILTNFIQGKTYPNVIVNGIINDFQYLSTNLKNIFEVFQPISNQVNLSLSYDVLIYDSFQSQYIPSEEEIRNKLNEDIPYNLDDVYYSYFIFPMQNSYKILYLVIKKDIAQQFENLLKGLNFSVKNMDADFINIHNLVEFLEGEEKAKLIVDWGESKVRLLFSTKDIPVYNRELFNLGLKNLKKEIRKLVPDKDMVEMVMVNPSNFEKFQEVKEIYKNYINEIIKEIQYTIEFVQGKFNLILEVVYLVGGGARILDIEKIFTSKLKLETKKINLQDRIEIDSNVDPTYLKIINTQGANAVAAALREFI
- a CDS encoding secretin N-terminal domain-containing protein, yielding MKIKIFIFNMLIFILAFMFILSFGKGEAKAKTNLKEVFYLKQPVDTLIFEFDGKPQYTLNVDETKLTLFLQNVIPLKSNWVKNLPKDLIKEVDVSIEKNGIRLSLTLTKKFNVQVKDLENKILVEFLWEKPLKPVNVVIKDKKVETLEEKTLKELRDILENKISTQPYEILLNERRVSLPLSDLKYKGIPITVDFQGADLHAVLRLLSEVGGINILVSDKVNGIVTLKAKDVPWDLLLDAIISNFGLAKLKTENLIVIATLDEVKKYAEQYKDYLKAVAQGKEGIKAEIEAQRDIFDALQKVQEEKNLLITKIFTLKYLRASKVIDLLKSHRFPDKLQELLKDPNKITFEPLTNTIIVKATPKILDEIEAIIKAIDKPRPQIMIEARIVEMRDEYAHKLGIKWGGAAWKRTEHSIWNIAPGHSITTNDTMTTKTPSINIPNTTIFDLGVANSIANLGVALGYFGATTAVLDVTLSALEESGVARVLSKPQILTLDKEQAIIQQGYRIPYLSYAANINQATVNFIDAGLKLLVTPSVTPEGKIFVDVVIEKSEPDWGRTVQGEPTINTSNISTSALLDNGETLVIGGVKINNISDNIDKVPGLGSIPGAGEFFKRKEKTLSTSELMIFITPKIAYIPIEGIDY
- a CDS encoding dynamin family protein: MSTRLGFTDYKFYKQQVIEAFEVYKSLRGEVNDGVDLESLSKKVQNLKNSQFLVAVAGEVKAGKSSFINSLIKEEILPTDVLQATSALIEIFYAKKPFLRVTYASGRVELFEEESKEIFRERLKSIASIPEEYRDIPVTLIDLYILEHDKVPLIDDDFIKYLEEKSGMERLKEVRYKLEQYAMDRSKDKIPIRIELGYPFDWVFDELRFVDMPGVNAVGGVYDISFSFLDKANAVLFIHPIKPVESESFKRFVSSVITKKSKDVLFLVLTHAAVFYEEKERLLDEAKRIYGSIIPPDRIFAVDSILKLIYEELNKGKSLAEIKKDKSKRKWVVYFQDLADEEGLDEKEAFLEFSGFKQLLPNLERFLVEAPFSILTEVLETIKEGYKEQINHYQETITLLQSQKKDREEFLREIERRQEGLKKLEAYCYLVLEEAMTIFRGVHSPIETTLNEFKFNYYELFLKSSDLEELRKYYRDAENDLDQIVRENLQKITEFFKEKLKQIGEQFKEEYNINLPKIDFKAIEESCKKRVVKREEIVEERIEELFENWNFLKPWKWFKSGRIKRMVVGTKEVLDENMFFKTLKNSLIENFVEIIEKLREEFYNAFDFYKKRITLILEEKRRGLEKLRQELKSNELIDYEILMLEKNISLIEGELKKIDNLQSALIC
- a CDS encoding pilus assembly protein PilP, yielding MKIKVWLVSLVLICLLIGCDKKKEEPISPKIGVNATLIDKELETWKVELAKEPYIINSKEVKNPFIAPVVGKTISYENVLSIRLVGIVDKQGKKWALIQDESKMGYLVKPGSKIGNYRILKIEKNQVLVEEEITDLYGNRKKVQRVLSLIKE
- a CDS encoding PilN domain-containing protein → MIIKFNLLPKPKETVKEEIHKEPFRFYKLIIPLVIFVLSVMLSGVISLEKQKKDLIKEKTTKETKLKEYKMVAQKVEQLEKENEEVKRRIETILSLKKDREKVLKRLDVVLSNLGKNQVYFSLLKIGSNQTKIEGISTDMKEVGEYLKTLEEKKDIVRQVNITQVKKQDKLVEFQAEVVF
- a CDS encoding type IV pilus inner membrane component PilO codes for the protein MKALIERLKAWDEVTPKRTKILLLLVLVIGPLALFYQFYYQPSKETINVLKEDVKKLDLEIVKYSQVVNKLEFLNKQMAARKEFLEVVKTIFPDEKEIPVILKKIAELAKKNNLDLALFKPEKEELKDYYKIIPITVELVGDFSNMINFLNEIQKLPRLVVINELEFKVKDKRLTLGLNLSTFQYTGKPLETKENKEKK